The DNA region cTATTACAAAAGAATTCTCAAGGTTATCCCTTCAGATAgaattctcttttttctttacaATTTTGATCGAAGAGAAACTATTAGAGATtagagaaaataaatatattaaaaaataaagaaaggaaataaaatgaaaaaatatagttagagataatCTTGATGGGTGTTCGTTTCTGACGGTGATTTGAAATTGGTGGGTACATGAGTGGGGCGAAGGGTAGAGAAGTTGTGAGGAGAGTAACTGCTGAGTGTACCTGGCATTACTACTaatagtaatatatatataggagtagAACGGAAAGCTATTTAATACTTATTCACAAACCTTGAAAAACTGTTTGGAGATATAAATGAATAAATGAATTGTAATTGTACTGATAAACCTTAGGTAGTACTACTTTTGGGAGTTGCGCTTGCACCTATAAGACTTGTGAACCCTACTCTTAGAAATACATTTCATATTTAATTGTAGGGTGACTTTTCATAATTTCGGTCACTCTTACGAGCTGTTAGATTTTGaaataagatcatctccaaccattttctcttcattttatttttttctgattttctttcttttttattccttttatttttttttctcattttgaaCGGTTTCTTTTCGAATAGATTTGTAAAGAGAAATGAGAGATAATTTCGTTGTAGAAATAATGATCTTAAAAATTCTTTCGTAAAGAAAAATCGTTAGAGCgctgaaaaaaacaaaaatccccCTTCACAAAGGAAATccgttagagatgatctaaggATTTGTTACCTGCCCCTTTTCCCTTCCCATACTTAAACTAGAacacctaaaatattaggatgTTTGGTTTACGGCTCCAGTGAGCCTGACCAAAATTTGGCCATGATGGCCATGAGCAATACTAGGGCAGGACCAAAATTGGAACTATATAGATGGTGTTTGGTTTATGACCAAACTAAATTTAGTAATGCTAAAACTATTAATATGATATGTAGGTCTATATGtcactattattttttatttttaaatatagtCAATATGGATCTTGTTTTTAGATTAAATTGCAAGGAATGCAAAAATTCAAACAGATTATAAATCAAATGCatggtttaaaaaatatagttgtTTAAAGGTCATAAATCCAAAATACAAAGAATTTAAAAGAAGAAACCAGCAGATCATCGTACATAGCCAAATCCCCAGGTGACCGTTTTTATGAGGACCACGACTCACGTTCTTTTGTGCCTCCAGTATCAGTTCCTAGATCaaatagctgatacgcacagaattcaacagaatgatatcaaatacatagttcgaataaaataattacctaaagACGCAaaaagatggtctggtggataaggatccacagcagaccagccggatagaagagcctacagcggaGCGGAGCGAACAATGATGCAACCTAATGCCACAGACAACTCGGGCGTGGACGCGATCTTAGTCAATTTCAACTGtattgaggttgatctccatctcaataaTCTGAAATGAGTTTGAATTGGAAAAGGGATGTGTGATAATTCTGAACAAACCGAGTATATCTCAAACGAATCGAATTTGCATTCAGAAACGAAATCGGCGATGATTTGAATGAATCTGGATTTGAGATATTTAGGATTAAATTTAATTAGGggtatttgaatttaaaatttgaaattggagattgATTCAAAAAGACTATATGAAGTTGGATTCAAAATTGAGTTTGGCATTAGttcaaataagggtatttgaatCAGGAAAAGATTTGAACCGGAAACATCAGGATTTGAGATAGGTTTGAATTCAAgagaattgaattcaatttgtattTGAGTTGAAAAGAATAAAGATTGagattgaatttgagagacattcaaattcgagtTGACCAAAGTTACTTAGAGATAATTCAattgaataattgaattatatattttagctggattggaagatcgattTTCTCGGATTGGTTTGGATTAGAAAATTACTGAAAGGAACTAGAACATATTCTAATTGAGAAGCAATCACTTCGAAtcaccacacaaagaaccacGAAAGCAAACAAACCAAAAATGCACATGCTTAATTTATTACAGCGATTAATTCAGAAACTAATTcagtgatctttggaatacttagccaaataatatattttgaatacacacatacaagtatatacatattcagatatatattttcttgattttatactggtttaataattagaaaaagttttaatttagagtgatttttgctattttctaaaatgctaaaactcaggatgttacagttTTGCTGTAGGAATCTTGCCCACCTCCACAATTAACTGTAGCTAGgcatgatcatttttttttgacaaGATCAAAGTTAGGCTACAATCCAAATAGAGAGCAAAATTCAGAACAAATCTAAAATTTGACTTGGCACACCCTGGCACCAAGCCAAACAGCCCACACCCCACCTCTACTCCCACAACTCTAGTAGATGCCCACCATTAGCTGGCTGGCATAGTTGCCATGGAAGCAGGTGCGTGTAACAATTTCTCACTCAGTACTACAGTTCTTTTTTGTGCAGAGCAGGCTAGGGAGCACGTGTAGTGCacgaaaaaattaaaattatccTTTGCTTTTGGAGTCCTCCGGTCTGTGCGCGAGCATGTTCTTACCTTTCTGGTCGGTTCAATTTTTCGGTGCTTTCCAACCCGGTCGTATTCATATCCAAGCagccaaattcaaaatttggcAATCACATGGtcataaaattttaaaattcataACGTTCTGTAGATACAAATTGTCATTTTAAGTTCAATTAAGAACTAAAAATCTTGTCAACTCTTACTGTTCAAATTAAGTAATAATTGGACAATGGATTTACTCATAAGAATAAATTGACATGAGACATGTTCTTggccattttttttcattttttcatgATTGTTTTTGCACCTGATTCATTTATATTTGCTTGTgtttacagaaaaaaaaatgaaaacatgTATGATAGACAATTATGCATCCGTATTCAGTTCATTTTCAAAACTAGACTTTAAGTATTTAATTGCACAAAGGAAATATTCTCACTGTTTACTGCAAGTCTTCCTTATCCTAATAAGGCTAGCTAACTAACAAGCCAGCCGTGTAGTCACCAATGATGAAGCACAGCACAACAAATCTGAGCACACCGGTTAACAAGGAATGAGAGGAGAAATCGGAAAGAAAGCTAAGAGCTCATTTTCTGATTTAGTGGATGCATATAATCccagtaaaaaaatatatgttgtttgCATCTATTGTTCCCATTTGTATGAGCAAGCAATAAAAACTGATATTTCGTATGAGCAAGCAATAAAAACTGATATTTCGTATGAGCAAGCAATAAAAACTGATATTTCGTATGAAAGTTATAGACAAATAAAGGAAAACTCCATCCGTGGCCGTGTGTAAATTGAAATGCCAAAGTAAGGTAAATGACTCAACTACAATATATTTGTACAACTTCATTACAATTCAGGATCAGGCTCAATTATTTGGATGGTGTCTCCCTCATGAATCAGAAGGCTTATTCACAACTGTAATGTGGTCGTATAACATAGTCTTATGTATGTGAAGTAAGGTATGATTTCAAACCATGCAATTAAACTTCCAACAGGCTTTATGCatcttctttttttagaaatatATGTGAATGTGCTGCTTTGCTCACATGTCATCTCGTACTCGCTATTTGTGTATATGGTGGTGTAATTGTGTATATGTCACTAGCCTCCTAATATTCTTTGTGTCATTGCCCAATGACATAAACACAAATAGCAAGTTAGTGATATGCACGCAAATTTAAGTGCCATACATGCATTTAGGAAGttagttttttatatatttttatgactatttgatttttttggcAATGCACACTCTCCGTCCATCGAGGTATGATATTCAGGGCACATTTGGATGCGAGAATCAATTCTGATTTTGGACCGATTTCAGTTTCTTGCATTCAAACGTTGAGCCATTTCCCCATTTTTCACAGAATCGATCGGAGAAATAGCTGAGAAACCTGAAACAGCCTCCGGCCAGTTTTGCCGTTTCTCCATGAATCTGAAACGGCGAAACGTTTGGGATTGAATCAGCGATGAACCAAACGGGGCCTCAGATTTTTATGTTTCAGATTTGAGAtttgtctttctttttttcttagcaTGTAATTTGAGTTTAGACTTCAAATTGCGATACAACATATTGATATTGTGCTaatgttttcattttttttccataattttagACTGTTCGAATCAACTTTTAGCAGTGGTGAGACGGATTTAGATCTTCTACAGTGGAGTGGCAACTGCAGAGAGCGAACCGCTATGCCAAATCTGCACCGTCCGATTAGGTAGCAAACAAGCTGATCCCATGCCCCAGCCCCGGGGGACGGCTGCAGTCGCGGCCGAGCGTCCACCAGCCAGCCGGCCTCGATCGCGCCAGTGACCATACGCCATTGCATGATCAGCGTGCGAATTTTGACCAGCTCTCTATGGATCGTATTTTGTAGTATCAGTGTCTCCAAAATTGTCACCACTGGCTGCCGGCTGGATGCCTGGATGACGCGGACAAGCTGTGGCAGAGACCtgtgatgcaatgcaaatgcaagcGCGTCTCCTGTTCAACTTGCCACCATCAGAAAGTAGTCGGCCAGCCGACGTGCCAGGTATATTGCATTCTTGACACTCACATAGGACAGTACTGGATGGAGCAGAGGACATCGCATTCGGATCACCTCAAGCCATATTATCTTGACTTGGTTGACTAGCATCCATACTTGCATCCAAAGGACAGGTGATGTGGAAAGTAGAGTATCCGTTCTCATCTGACAGTTCGCGTTGGTTGGCTGGGATGGCCGGGGAAAGAAGAACGGAATAGGACTGGAGTAGTTCCACTGGCATGAAATTCCAGCACGTGTGACTCCACGATGCGTTGTGCAGATAATGTCTATCTCTGCCATCTGCCGCTGCTTTTTAATTCAGAAATGTCTAGTGTAGCGGTTTCTTGCTTTACTTCGAGATCCGTGCGGTGAAATGTTCAAACGGCTGAGATAAGCATTGTGTACAAATCACGTTGCGGAAATTTCCCGTTTGGATTCCAACAGCCCGTGACGCTAGGTAAAGTACTCGTGTCGTGCGATGAAGGTCCTTCCTCCCCCTGCAAAACCAGGTAGGTGTCGCTAACAGCCAAGGTTTTTTACCGCAACAGCAGCGGCCGTGCACGCGTCTTGGGGTTTCTTAGGCTATGCTCTGCTCTCGCACGGTCGCAACCCGCAAACCGCAGCAGACGGGCCACCGCCCCTGTCTTTGGGAGCGATGTGCAAGTCCAGGTCCAGCTCCGACGCGTTGCCCTCGCAGCGCGCCCCCTCTTCCTCCGCCAagcgccgcctcgccgccgccgccgcggcctcctcctcttccccatcCACGTCCTACTCGGGGGGACCCTCCGGCGAAGGGACAGGCACAGCCAGCGCCCAGCACCGCGCCACCTCAtcgtcctccgcctcctccgcgtCCTCCAGCCGTGCCTCCCTCGCTGCGGCGCGCGCCTCGCTCCCGGACCCGCCCATCCTCTACCCGttccaggagctcgccgccgccaccaacaGCTTCCTCGCCAAGCGCGTCGGGAACTCCTCCTCCGCCTACTGGCGCTGCTCCCTCCGCGGCCGCGACGCCGCGTTGTTCCAGCTCCAGCTCCGTCCCGACGCCACCGGCGCCCTGGacgccgccgcgctcgccaGGATCGGAAGGTACCACCACACCAGCCTCGCGCGGCTGCTCGGCGCGTGCCCCGCTGGCGCCCACGTCTACCTCGCCTACGAGCTCCCGCCCGGGGCCGCCACGCTTGCGGCGTGCCTCCGCGGCACGCGGAACCCCAGCTTTACGGCCCTCCACACGTGGGTCTCCCGCGTCCAGGTCGCCGCCGACGTCGCCCAGGGGCTCGAGTACGTCCACCACCACGCGGACGCCGTCCACGGCCGCGTTTCGCCCTCCGCCGTGTTCGTGTCCGACCCGGGCCTCCGCGCGCGGCTCACCCACTTCGGCGCGTCTAaattcgccgccgccgccgacaccCGAGAGACCG from Phragmites australis chromosome 8, lpPhrAust1.1, whole genome shotgun sequence includes:
- the LOC133926428 gene encoding chitin elicitor receptor kinase 1-like yields the protein MCKSRSSSDALPSQRAPSSSAKRRLAAAAAASSSSPSTSYSGGPSGEGTGTASAQHRATSSSSASSASSSRASLAAARASLPDPPILYPFQELAAATNSFLAKRVGNSSSAYWRCSLRGRDAALFQLQLRPDATGALDAAALARIGRYHHTSLARLLGACPAGAHVYLAYELPPGAATLAACLRGTRNPSFTALHTWVSRVQVAADVAQGLEYVHHHADAVHGRVSPSAVFVSDPGLRARLTHFGASKFAAAADTRETGDSPYAAPDSSEPSREADVYAFGVLLLELLSGEEPTRYRFDRGTKEFLRVSILETAAAAVAGGAVRNWVDRRLGDSFPVAAAERLVEVGLRCAAAEDRPEMTWVAGKVSKVYLESRAWEQKLRVPTEFSVSVAPR